One Solanum lycopersicum chromosome 2, SLM_r2.1 genomic region harbors:
- the LOC138341740 gene encoding uncharacterized protein isoform X1, with protein MEKTPSACAMQWSIELEKGLRSKKPGKSIEAILDIGPRLEWWSRESNLHAAEYKIFGLIPGEDKLFANAILLRLADAFKSGDEHMKICIVKIFLSELKQRRQLRSQGRKDEGILSKDKVDSYRELLTRIKIVFDSGNVEERALALVLFGCWAHIAKDSADVRYLILSSLCSMHILEAKASLFAAGCFSELADDFAYVFLEMLGGLLVSSETSRAIRLAGGRAFAKMWCPILLADIAHKTGVKLILESSEEEFSLVMLVSLSEIASKWTPLIPRQVELLSSFLTKDRGLRLQVMALKCLRFILAKGMYHFPANSNVTLKLFGVINQLDFPPALHFDALRALCKILPPNLDTIPCTEILTIFSKFLQVVEVKLQSPVISERVFAIHVLACIFDKLLGILKDAAGGIGSIVSSRMLTFTLDRISQLIKLEVDNPHPDKGTEQEVKSLLFILVDLVGRHQDLCGIVLDKICIVIEHLVDVLNEITSMTNSVSKDHHITELDKENHTSTASRVLIYLSQILITCFEKLDISTGGATEVFNRMEHLVEHVHQCSLLPVYVHLIYDFLLHFHAAYQCKWLEIGEDLGSNRNFRPSRYNSLSHDGPLSQHEILIIDRVKQILVKKDYWLSYKLAKYAACNGAWLVAAYIFGELIPMVQSDLCCFWLKSLSHLSELERKFQLFGLTLSGNAAGEIMTADQIENVIGAANKLCSLEESFDASVSGLAFSFQRWFITLRSKVVRTVADVLKLLSMNLLSQDATSTKQIEARILVWHSNSSKGLSSLLQLLAHASSQFMMLVKEFDLLAASFIVMDRKSMKIVSDLGLSCSLLAFSTGLTLRLASFRGKQNCSTYGLETTDEQFHAQLVHDLLRRLGFTDIETSKNLRHLLDFHRSSRSCSTQEFRNEVSTTSVEARDIAKLCKYSVQRLLSLQAILVHENNGISQIPRDALPLLFNIIFSWIQIPFRTPKHFFQLRPPISAELFITNEDGKRIDDISVFSGFQLPLTLCIQLRNISQDQLSQVSKLYCILHSRTSFQVFSANRDKKVSESICQAWKSDHMVGLNDKLLHFTTGTTERDGLRAMENAGGSSAVDKFVCFDPNEKGQGFATCLLNVSAFPVGSYQIKWHSCCIDKNGAYWSLMPLNTNQFFTVQESFNSGQSVRVP; from the exons ATGGAGAAAACTCCATCCGCTTGTGCTATGCAATGGAGCATAGAACTTGAAAAAGGCCTCCGTTCTAAAAAACCTG GTAAATCTATCGAAGCCATACTAGATATTGGGCCAAGACTTGAGTGGTGGAGTAGAGAGTCCAATCTTCATGCTGCTGAGTACAAAATATTTGGCTTAATTCCGGGGGAAGATAAGCTATTTGCAAATGCTATCCTTCTTAGGCTTGCAGATGCATTTAAGTCGGGAGACGAACATATGAAGATTTGTATAGTGAAGATTTTCTTGTCAGAGCTCAAGCAGAGGAGGCAGCTGAGGAGCCAGGGAAGAAAAGATGAGGGAATCCTTTCGAAGGATAAAGTAGATAGCTATAGAGAACTTTTGACTAGAATAAAGATAGTATTCGACTCTGGAAACGTTGAAGAAAGAGCACTGGCTTTAGTTCTATTTGGTTGCTGGGCTCATATTGCAAAAGATAGTGCTGATGTTAGATACCTCATCCTTTCAAGCTTGTGTTCGATGCATATTCTGGAG GCAAAGGCTTCTTTGTTTGCAGCCGGATGCTTTTCTGAACTGGCAGATGATTTTGCTTATGTATTTCTGGAGATGCTTGGAGGTCTGTTGGTCTCATCTGAAACATCAAGGGCTATAAGGTTAGCTGGAGGACGTGCTTTTGCTAAAATGTGGTGCCCAATTTTACTAGCAGATATAGCTCATAAG ACTGGTGTGAAGCTTATCCTAGAATCTTCGGAAGAAGAATTCTCTTTGGTGATGCTAGTTTCACTTTCCGAAATTGCTTCTAAGTGGACACCTTTAATTCCTAGACAG GTGGAATTGCTTTCCTCATTTTTGACTAAGGACAGAGGTTTGCGCCTGCAAGTTATGGCATTAAAATGTCTTCGTTTCATTTTAGCCAAAGGAATGTATCACTTCCCGGCCAATTCAAATGTGACTCTAAAGTTGTTTGGCGTCATAAATCAGTTAGATTTTCCACCAGCTTTGCATTTTGATGCTCTAAGAGCTTTATGCAAG ATACTCCCCCCCAACCTAGATACAATTCCATGCACAGAGATCCTCACTATTTTCTCCAAGTTCTTACAAGTTGTTGAGGTCAAACTACAATCTCCAGTCATCTCAGAGAGGGTGTTTGCAATTCATGTATTAGCATGTATTTTTGACAAGCTTTTGGGGATACTGAAAGATGCAGCAGGTGGAATTGGCTCAATTGTTTCATCTCGCATGCTTACATTCACCTTAGATCGCATCTCCCAACTAATTAAGTTAGAGGTTGATAATCCTCATCCAGACAAAGGAACGGAGCAGGAGGTAAAGAGTTTACTTTTTATCTTAGTTGATTTGGTTGGAAGACATCAAGATCTCTGTGGTATTGTGCTGGATAAGATCTGTATAGTTATTGAACATCTGGTCGACGTGCTTAATGAAATTACTAGTATGACAAATTCAGTCTCAAAAGATCATCATATAACAGAGCTTGACAAAGAAAACCATACATCAACTGCATCAAGAGTCTTGATTTATTTATCTCAGATTCTGATAACTTGCTTTGAAAAGCTGGATATCTCCACTGGTGGTGCCACTGAAGTCTTTAACAGAATGGAGCACCTGGTTGAGCATGTGCACCAGTGCAGCTTACTTCCTGTTTACGTCCACCTAATATATGACTTTTTATTGCACTTCCATGCTGCATATCAGTGTAAGTGGCTAGAAATAGGGGAAGATCTGGGTTCTAATAGAAATTTTCGTCCATCTCGTTATAATTCTCTCTCACATGATGGTCCCCTGTCCCAGCATGAAATTCTCATTATTGATCGTGTGAAGCAAATTTTGGTTAAAAAGGATTATTGGTTGTCTTATAAGCTGGCAAAATATGCGGCATGCAATGGTGCATGGTTAGTAGCTGCTTACATATTTGGGGAGCTAATACCTATGGTCCAATCTGATCTCTGTTGTTTTTGGTTAAAATCCTTATCCCATCTTTCAGAATTAGAAAGGAAATTTCAGTTGTTCGGGCTTACTCTTTCTGGAAATGCAGCTGGGGAAATTATGACAGCTGATCAGATTGAAAATGTTATTGGGGCCGCCAACAAGCTTTGTTCTTTAGAGGAATCTTTTGATGCCTCTGTTTCTGGTCTTGCTTTTAGTTTTCAGAGATGGTTTATTACTTTAAGATCAAAGGTTGTTCGAACTGTGGCAGATGTACTAAAATTATTGAGCATGAATTTGCTTTCACAAGATGCCACCAGTACAAAACAAATAGAGGCGAGGATTTTGGTTTGGCACTCAAATTCTTCTAAAGGACTCAGCTCATTGTTGCAACTGCTTGCCCATGCTTCTTCCCAGTTCATGATGCTAGTAAAGGAATTTGATCTCTTAGCAGCGTCATTCATTGTCATGGACAGGAAAAGTATGAAGATAGTTTCTGATCTTGGATTGAGTTGTTCACTGTTAGCTTTTAGTACTGGATTGACATTACGTTTGGCCAGTTTCCGTGGTAAACAAAATTGTAGTACTTATGGTCTTGAAACTACAGACGAGCAATTTCATGCTCAGCTAGTTCATGACTTGTTAAGAAGACTTGGGTTTACAGACATAGAGACTAGCAAAAATCTGCGGCATCTTTTGGATTTCCATCGAAGCTCTAGGAGCTGTTCCACGCAAGAATTCCGAAATGAAGTCTCTACAACTTCTGTTGAAGCAAGAGATATTGCTAAACTTTGTAAATATTCCGTTCAGAGACTTCTTAGTTTGCAAGCGATTCTTGTACATGAAAATAATGGTATATCCCAAATTCCTCGTGATGCTTTGCCGTTGCtgttcaatattattttctcgTGGATACAGATTCCTTTTCGGACTCCCAagcatttttttcaattaag GCCCCCTATTTCTGCTGAACTTTTCATAACAAATGAAGATGGTAAAAGGATAGACGATATATCTGTCTTCTCAGGCTTTCAGCTCCCTCTAACTCTGTGTATTCAGCTAAGAAATATATCGCAAGACCAGCTGTCTCAAGTGTCGAAGTTGTATTGCATCCTTCACTCAAGGACATCCTTTCAAGTATTCAGTGCAAACAGGGATAAGAAGGTATCAGAGTCCATTTGCCAAGCTTGGAAAAGCGATCACATGGTAGGCCTTAATGACAAACTATTGCACTTCACAACAGGGACTACCGAGAGGGATGGATTACGTGCTATGGAAAATGCTGGAGGGAGTTCGGCTGTGGATAAATTTGTGTGTTTTGATCCTAATGAGAAAGGGCAAGGATTTGCAACCTGCTTGCTAAATGTTTCTGCATTCCCTGTGGGTTCTTACCAAATCAAATGGCACAGCTGTTGTATAGACAAAAATGGTGCTTACTGGAGCCTTATGCCCCTGAACACTAATCAGTTCTTCACTGTACAGGAATCTTTTAATAGTGGTCAGTCTGTTAGAGTGCCATAG
- the LOC138341740 gene encoding uncharacterized protein isoform X2 → MALGDFFPFVQAMGDVLVEGRRCPVKFVGLRARHKLAQTICLSQKINKVELLSSFLTKDRGLRLQVMALKCLRFILAKGMYHFPANSNVTLKLFGVINQLDFPPALHFDALRALCKILPPNLDTIPCTEILTIFSKFLQVVEVKLQSPVISERVFAIHVLACIFDKLLGILKDAAGGIGSIVSSRMLTFTLDRISQLIKLEVDNPHPDKGTEQEVKSLLFILVDLVGRHQDLCGIVLDKICIVIEHLVDVLNEITSMTNSVSKDHHITELDKENHTSTASRVLIYLSQILITCFEKLDISTGGATEVFNRMEHLVEHVHQCSLLPVYVHLIYDFLLHFHAAYQCKWLEIGEDLGSNRNFRPSRYNSLSHDGPLSQHEILIIDRVKQILVKKDYWLSYKLAKYAACNGAWLVAAYIFGELIPMVQSDLCCFWLKSLSHLSELERKFQLFGLTLSGNAAGEIMTADQIENVIGAANKLCSLEESFDASVSGLAFSFQRWFITLRSKVVRTVADVLKLLSMNLLSQDATSTKQIEARILVWHSNSSKGLSSLLQLLAHASSQFMMLVKEFDLLAASFIVMDRKSMKIVSDLGLSCSLLAFSTGLTLRLASFRGKQNCSTYGLETTDEQFHAQLVHDLLRRLGFTDIETSKNLRHLLDFHRSSRSCSTQEFRNEVSTTSVEARDIAKLCKYSVQRLLSLQAILVHENNGISQIPRDALPLLFNIIFSWIQIPFRTPKHFFQLRPPISAELFITNEDGKRIDDISVFSGFQLPLTLCIQLRNISQDQLSQVSKLYCILHSRTSFQVFSANRDKKVSESICQAWKSDHMVGLNDKLLHFTTGTTERDGLRAMENAGGSSAVDKFVCFDPNEKGQGFATCLLNVSAFPVGSYQIKWHSCCIDKNGAYWSLMPLNTNQFFTVQESFNSGQSVRVP, encoded by the exons ATGGCTCTGGGTGATTTCTTCCCATTTGTCCAAGCCATGGGGGATGTGCTGGTGGAAGGTAGGAGGTGCCCTGTGAAATTTGTTGGGCTACGCGCAAGGCACAAGCTGGCCCAGACAATATGtttatctcaaaaaataaataag GTGGAATTGCTTTCCTCATTTTTGACTAAGGACAGAGGTTTGCGCCTGCAAGTTATGGCATTAAAATGTCTTCGTTTCATTTTAGCCAAAGGAATGTATCACTTCCCGGCCAATTCAAATGTGACTCTAAAGTTGTTTGGCGTCATAAATCAGTTAGATTTTCCACCAGCTTTGCATTTTGATGCTCTAAGAGCTTTATGCAAG ATACTCCCCCCCAACCTAGATACAATTCCATGCACAGAGATCCTCACTATTTTCTCCAAGTTCTTACAAGTTGTTGAGGTCAAACTACAATCTCCAGTCATCTCAGAGAGGGTGTTTGCAATTCATGTATTAGCATGTATTTTTGACAAGCTTTTGGGGATACTGAAAGATGCAGCAGGTGGAATTGGCTCAATTGTTTCATCTCGCATGCTTACATTCACCTTAGATCGCATCTCCCAACTAATTAAGTTAGAGGTTGATAATCCTCATCCAGACAAAGGAACGGAGCAGGAGGTAAAGAGTTTACTTTTTATCTTAGTTGATTTGGTTGGAAGACATCAAGATCTCTGTGGTATTGTGCTGGATAAGATCTGTATAGTTATTGAACATCTGGTCGACGTGCTTAATGAAATTACTAGTATGACAAATTCAGTCTCAAAAGATCATCATATAACAGAGCTTGACAAAGAAAACCATACATCAACTGCATCAAGAGTCTTGATTTATTTATCTCAGATTCTGATAACTTGCTTTGAAAAGCTGGATATCTCCACTGGTGGTGCCACTGAAGTCTTTAACAGAATGGAGCACCTGGTTGAGCATGTGCACCAGTGCAGCTTACTTCCTGTTTACGTCCACCTAATATATGACTTTTTATTGCACTTCCATGCTGCATATCAGTGTAAGTGGCTAGAAATAGGGGAAGATCTGGGTTCTAATAGAAATTTTCGTCCATCTCGTTATAATTCTCTCTCACATGATGGTCCCCTGTCCCAGCATGAAATTCTCATTATTGATCGTGTGAAGCAAATTTTGGTTAAAAAGGATTATTGGTTGTCTTATAAGCTGGCAAAATATGCGGCATGCAATGGTGCATGGTTAGTAGCTGCTTACATATTTGGGGAGCTAATACCTATGGTCCAATCTGATCTCTGTTGTTTTTGGTTAAAATCCTTATCCCATCTTTCAGAATTAGAAAGGAAATTTCAGTTGTTCGGGCTTACTCTTTCTGGAAATGCAGCTGGGGAAATTATGACAGCTGATCAGATTGAAAATGTTATTGGGGCCGCCAACAAGCTTTGTTCTTTAGAGGAATCTTTTGATGCCTCTGTTTCTGGTCTTGCTTTTAGTTTTCAGAGATGGTTTATTACTTTAAGATCAAAGGTTGTTCGAACTGTGGCAGATGTACTAAAATTATTGAGCATGAATTTGCTTTCACAAGATGCCACCAGTACAAAACAAATAGAGGCGAGGATTTTGGTTTGGCACTCAAATTCTTCTAAAGGACTCAGCTCATTGTTGCAACTGCTTGCCCATGCTTCTTCCCAGTTCATGATGCTAGTAAAGGAATTTGATCTCTTAGCAGCGTCATTCATTGTCATGGACAGGAAAAGTATGAAGATAGTTTCTGATCTTGGATTGAGTTGTTCACTGTTAGCTTTTAGTACTGGATTGACATTACGTTTGGCCAGTTTCCGTGGTAAACAAAATTGTAGTACTTATGGTCTTGAAACTACAGACGAGCAATTTCATGCTCAGCTAGTTCATGACTTGTTAAGAAGACTTGGGTTTACAGACATAGAGACTAGCAAAAATCTGCGGCATCTTTTGGATTTCCATCGAAGCTCTAGGAGCTGTTCCACGCAAGAATTCCGAAATGAAGTCTCTACAACTTCTGTTGAAGCAAGAGATATTGCTAAACTTTGTAAATATTCCGTTCAGAGACTTCTTAGTTTGCAAGCGATTCTTGTACATGAAAATAATGGTATATCCCAAATTCCTCGTGATGCTTTGCCGTTGCtgttcaatattattttctcgTGGATACAGATTCCTTTTCGGACTCCCAagcatttttttcaattaag GCCCCCTATTTCTGCTGAACTTTTCATAACAAATGAAGATGGTAAAAGGATAGACGATATATCTGTCTTCTCAGGCTTTCAGCTCCCTCTAACTCTGTGTATTCAGCTAAGAAATATATCGCAAGACCAGCTGTCTCAAGTGTCGAAGTTGTATTGCATCCTTCACTCAAGGACATCCTTTCAAGTATTCAGTGCAAACAGGGATAAGAAGGTATCAGAGTCCATTTGCCAAGCTTGGAAAAGCGATCACATGGTAGGCCTTAATGACAAACTATTGCACTTCACAACAGGGACTACCGAGAGGGATGGATTACGTGCTATGGAAAATGCTGGAGGGAGTTCGGCTGTGGATAAATTTGTGTGTTTTGATCCTAATGAGAAAGGGCAAGGATTTGCAACCTGCTTGCTAAATGTTTCTGCATTCCCTGTGGGTTCTTACCAAATCAAATGGCACAGCTGTTGTATAGACAAAAATGGTGCTTACTGGAGCCTTATGCCCCTGAACACTAATCAGTTCTTCACTGTACAGGAATCTTTTAATAGTGGTCAGTCTGTTAGAGTGCCATAG